Genomic segment of Peribacillus frigoritolerans:
GTAGTTTCGAGCAGGATTTCACTTCCGTGCATCCGGGCTTTGATTTCACTCATTTCTTTAACACCTTCTGTCAATATAATGGTTTGTCCGATCTTTTGCAGGAGCTGCTCGTCGAAACCATCGGTTAAAGAGATGGAGGCATCACGAAAGATATCCCAGGCTGTTTTGCAGATGATGACCCCCACGACTGCTGCAGCTATCGCATCCAGCCAAGGGATTCCCATCTTGGTGCCGATGATTCCAATGAAAGCACCAACACTGACAAGGGCATCGGATCGATTATCCTGTGCTACGGCATAGATGGAAGAGCTGTTGATCTTTTTACTTAGAGATAAGTTATAGCGGAAGATTCCGTACATGAAGATTGCAGAAAATAGAGCGACATAACCGGTCAGCATACTGGGAACGGTTGTTGAATCTTGGTGAAAGAAGGATTCAATGGCACTGAATACAACTTGGAGGCCCACGGTGATCATGATAAAGGCAGCTACCAACGAGGC
This window contains:
- a CDS encoding cation diffusion facilitator family transporter, encoding MDKHSISAEKGAYISIAAYIFLSALKLSFGYFGDSKGLWADGLNNTTDIIASIAVLIGLKISKRPPDDNHSYGHLRAETVASLVAAFIMITVGLQVVFSAIESFFHQDSTTVPSMLTGYVALFSAIFMYGIFRYNLSLSKKINSSSIYAVAQDNRSDALVSVGAFIGIIGTKMGIPWLDAIAAAVVGVIICKTAWDIFRDASISLTDGFDEQLLQKIGQTIILTEGVKEMSEIKARMHGSEILLETTVHVNPLLTVIQGHDITVKIEENLLKEYNIQHVIVHIEPYAFHKKGNRH